The genomic window ATTTTGATTGACGTGCGATCGCCCGAAGAGTACGCCGAAGATCGCATCGGTGAAAGTCCGCTGGTTCCCCTAATTGATATTGAGGCTGGATTCGGTGTCAAGCAAGTGCAGGCTATTGCTCGATCGAGTGTCAATTCCGATCGCACTCAGCCAACTATTGTACTTTATTGCGCGCGGGGCGGGCGATCGGTTAAAGCATATCAAAAATTGCAAAAAACTAATTTGAGTTTAGCTTTCCTCTCAGGCGGTATCACAGCGTGGCGGGAAGCTGTACGTGCTACACAAGATGCTCAAATATTAGCGCCAATTAGTCGATCGCTCCCACAGCCAGTCACTCGATTTTAGATTGGAGATTGGAGATTGGAGATTGGAGATTTACTTGCAGCGCCGTGAATCTGGGATATTCAACAGAAGCGTTGCCGGTTTGTAGTGCGGACTTCAGTCCGCTTTTATGTTGCGGACTAAAGTCGGTTTGTAGTGCGGACTTCAGTCCGCTTTTATGCTGCGGACTAAAGTCGGTTTGTAGTGCGGACTTCAGTCCGCTTTTATGCTGCGGACTCGCATTCCGCACTACGAACCTGACATGATATAAATGGTTAGTTAAAGGCAGAGCAGATAACAATGATAACTCAAAAATATCTATCAATAGAAAGGTGTATCCGGCTGACTGATTCGTTATCTTGAAATTAACTAGCCAAAATCTTCAGCAATCTACAACGGTTGGCTGTGGTGGTAGGCAGCACAATAATCTGAGTTAAGATAACTTGATTCCATGCAAAATACCGCAGACTTACTCCCAAAAATTGACTCGCCGACTCTTCCTAAAAATAAGCCGACACTCCCAAATTACGATGCAGCCGATCGCCAATTTGTCAATTTGCTAGAGATGGAAGATTTAGACAAGACGGTGGTGGCAAAACCGTTACTTGTCAGCGATTTGGAAAGCGCGATCGCCGTGGCGGTGCGATCGGCATACCAGCAACCGGAGGGCGATGAGGCCGCTCACCTGTTCTTGCAGCGCCTGCTGTACCGCATCAACCGCCTCAACTTGTTTTGGTACGACGACTTGCGCCGCTACAACAACGAACGATCGCACTATTTGCGTTCAGTGCGCGATCGCATCGAAGCACCCTGGCAGCAGTGGGAAATCGCCCAAATCGACGTTGCAGCGCTGCAAAACATTGAGGATGTCAAGCAAGCTCTGCGCGATCGCGCCGCAGCCGATGTCAATCCAGAACTCACCCAGATCGATCGCTACCTGCGGGAACAGATGACTGAAGGGGGATACAGACACCTGCTGGCGATCGCCTCCTTCGACGGTTTAGTGGAAGCCAGCCGCGTTTCTCGCATCATCGGCGGTGCCGGCAACGAAATTCAGTCAACGCTGACGCGGGTGCTGATCGAAGAATACGGCGGCGGTCGCTTAGCCCGGAAGCACTCGACTTATTTTGCCCAAATGCTGGCAGAATTCGGCATGAGTACGGAACCGGAAGCCTACTTCGATATAGTGCCTTGGCAAGTGCTCGCCAGCATCAACCACAATTTCTTGCTTACCGAGCGCAAGCGCCATTTTCTGCGCTACAACGGCGGACTTACTTATTTTGAGATCGCCGGGCCAGTGGCTTACCGCAATTATCTAGCCGCCGCGCAGCGTCTGGGCCTCTCGCAAGCTGCGATGGGTTACTGGGAACTCCACATCCGAGAAGATGAACGTCACGGGCGCTGGATGCTTGATGAGGTGGCGATCCCGCTGGCAGACAGATACCCGGATGAGGCCTGGGAATTGCTGTTGGGCTACGATCAGGAGAAGTCGATCGGCGATCGGGCTGGGTTGGCTGTAGTGCGATCGATCCAAGCGGCCACAATTAAAGGGCGATCGGGCGCGGGTGCGTAGGGTGCGTCAGTCACAAGCTTTGAGTCAACTCCAGCAGTTTGTGACTGACGCACCCTACCAACATCGATCCAAGCGGCCACAATTAAAGGGCGATCGGGCAGCTATCTCGCGCGGGTGCGTCAGTCACAAGCTTTGAGTCAA from Microcoleus sp. bin38.metabat.b11b12b14.051 includes these protein-coding regions:
- a CDS encoding iron-containing redox enzyme family protein, whose protein sequence is MQNTADLLPKIDSPTLPKNKPTLPNYDAADRQFVNLLEMEDLDKTVVAKPLLVSDLESAIAVAVRSAYQQPEGDEAAHLFLQRLLYRINRLNLFWYDDLRRYNNERSHYLRSVRDRIEAPWQQWEIAQIDVAALQNIEDVKQALRDRAAADVNPELTQIDRYLREQMTEGGYRHLLAIASFDGLVEASRVSRIIGGAGNEIQSTLTRVLIEEYGGGRLARKHSTYFAQMLAEFGMSTEPEAYFDIVPWQVLASINHNFLLTERKRHFLRYNGGLTYFEIAGPVAYRNYLAAAQRLGLSQAAMGYWELHIREDERHGRWMLDEVAIPLADRYPDEAWELLLGYDQEKSIGDRAGLAVVRSIQAATIKGRSGAGA